A genomic stretch from Malus domestica chromosome 15, GDT2T_hap1 includes:
- the LOC103431790 gene encoding stromal 70 kDa heat shock-related protein, chloroplastic-like gives MATAQINVLSTKPNFTTPRSAFFGQGLGRTTPLKAFVSVRPNGVRRVVPLRIVNEKVVGIDLGTTNSAVGVMEGGKPTIVTNAEGQRTTPSVVAYTKNGDRLVGQIAKRQAVVNPENTFFSVKRFIGRRMSEVDEESKQVSYKVVRDANGNVKIDCPAIGKQFAAEEISAQVLRKLVDDASKFLNDKVGKAVITVPAYFNDSQRTATKDAGRIAGLEVLRIINEPTAASLAYGFDRKNNETILVFDLGGGTFDVSVLEVGDGVFEVLSTSGDTHLGGDDFDKRIVDWLAADFKSNEGIDLLKDKQALQRLTETAEKAKMELSTLTQTNISLPFITATADGPKHIETTLTRAKFEELCSDLLDRLRTPVETALRDAKLAWKDIDEVILVGGSTRIPAVQELVRKVTGKEPNVTVNPDEVVALGAAVQAGVLAGDVSDIVLLDVTPLSLGLETLGGVMTKIIPRNTTLPTSKSEVFSTAADGQTSVEINVLQGEREFVRDNKSLGSFRLDGIPPAPRGVPQIEVKFDIDANGILSVAAVDKGTGKKQDITITGASTLPSDEVERMVNEAEKFAKEDKEKRDAIDTKNQADSVIYQTEKQLKELGDKVPAEVKGKVEAKLGELKDAVSGGSTQAIKDGIAALNQEVMQLGQSLYNQPGTPGAGAGPTPPGSEAGGSSDSSSGKGPDGDVIDADFTDSK, from the exons ATGGCTACCGCTCAAATCAACGTCCTCAGCACCAAGCCCAATTTCACAACCCCGAGGTCGGCGTTTTTCGGTCAGGGACTGGGCCGAACGACGCCGTTGAAGGCGTTTGTGAGCGTGAGACCCAACGGCGTCAGAAGGGTGGTGCCGCTCCGGATAGTCAATGAGAAAGTTGTGGGAATCGATTTGGGAACGACGAACTCCGCCGTTGGGGTTATGGAGGGCGGAAAGCCCACCATCGTCACCAACGCCGAGGGCCAGAGAACGACGCCGTCCGTGGTGGCGTATACGAAGAACGGGGATAGGCTTGTGGGGCAGATTGCCAAACGACAGGCCGTTGTGAACCCCGAGAACACCTTCTTCTCCGTGAAGAGGTTCATTGGGAGGAGGATGTCTGAGGTGGACGAGGAGTCGAAGCAGGTGTCGTACAAGGTCGTAAGGGATGCGAATGGGAATGTCAAGATCGACTGCCCTGCTATCGGCAAGCAGTTCGCCGCTGAAGAAATTTCAGCTCAG GTGTTGAGGAAGCTTGTGGATGATGCTTCGAAGTTTTTGAATGATAAAGTTGGGAAAGCAGTGATCACTGTGCCTGCTTACTTCAATGACTCTCAAAGAACTGCTACAAAAGATGCCGGCCGTATTGCTGGTTTGGAAGTTCTTAGGATTATAAATGAACCTACTGCTGCTTCTTTAGCATACGGGTTTGACAGGAAGAACAATGAAACTATCTTGGTATTTGACCTTGGAGGTGGTACTTTTGATGTTTCAG TACTTGAGGTTGGTGATGGTGTGTTTGAAGTGCTATCTACTTCAGGAGATACGCATTTGGGGGGCGATGATTTTGATAAG AGGATTGTTGACTGGCTTGCTGCAGACTTCAAAAGCAATGAAGGAATAGACCTGTTAAAGGATAAACAGGCTCTTCAGCGGCTGACAGAGACAGCCGAGAAAGCCAAGATGGAGTTGTCAACTTTGACTCAGACTAACATTAG TCTGCCTTTCATTACTGCAACTGCAGATGGGCCGAAGCACATTGAGACAACTCTTACTAGGGCGAAGTTTGAGGAGTTGTGCTCAGATCTGCTTGACAG gCTTAGAACACCAGTTGAAACCGCCTTGAGGGATGCAAAACTTGCCTGGAAAGATATAGATGAGGTGATACTTGTTGGTGGTTCAACACGTATACCAGCTGTGCAGGAGCTTGTAAGAAAGGTGACAGGGAAGGAACCAAATGTTACGGTTAATCCTGATGAAGTTGTTGCCCTAGGAGCTGCAGTTCAG GCTGGTGTATTGGCTGGAGATGTCAGTGATATTGTGCTCTTGGACGTGACACCACTTTCACTGGGTTTGGAGACCCTTGGTGGCGTCATGACTAAGATTATCCCAAGAAACACTACTCTACCTACCTCCAAGTCGGAGGTGTTTTCAACAGCTGCAGATGGGCAGACAAGTGTCGAGATTAATGTCCTTCAAGGAGAAAGAGAATTTGTTAGAGATAACAAGTCTCTTGGGAGCTTCCGTTTGGATGGTATTCCCCCTGCTCCACGAGGGGTTCCTCAAATTGAAGTCAAATTCGACATTGACGCCAATGGTATTCTATCCGTCGCTGCTGTGGACAAGGGCACAGGGAAGAAGCAAGACATCACCATCACTGGTGCCAGTACCTTGCCAAGTGACGAG GTGGAAAGGATGGTTAACGAAGCTGAGAAGTTTGCAAAGGAAGACAAGGAGAAGAGAGACGCCATCGACACAAAGAACCAGGCTGACTCAGTTATCTACCAAACAGAGAAGCAACTGAAAGAGCTGGGAGACAAGGTTCCAGCTGAAGTTAAAGGAAAGGTCGAGGCAAAACTTGGAGAGCTCAAGGATGCAGTCTCAGGGGGTTCAACTCAGGCCATAAAAGATGGCATCGCTGCCCTTAACCAGGAAGTGATGCAGCTTGGCCAGTCGCTTTACAACCAGCCCGGCACTCCTGGTGCTGGTGCGGGGCCAACTCCACCCGGTTCTGAAGCTGGTGGGTCTTCAGATTCATCATCCGGCAAGGGACCCGACGGTGATGTTATCGACGCAGATTTCACCGACAGCAAGTGA